A genomic segment from Lytechinus variegatus isolate NC3 chromosome 10, Lvar_3.0, whole genome shotgun sequence encodes:
- the LOC121422289 gene encoding transient receptor potential cation channel subfamily A member 1-like yields the protein MYKKNERKSILRHKGRSEAGSEGMMNITASSSDSDLNINDMTYGDHDDANPPVGVGSISQSKQVSSSNPLHGNGVNEVFDDDVSTVDTLTSASGMQLKLSTRRVKVEASHDVIPLNDFDTVSDHPQPPSDNLPKKTIRFSNLDTKDLLVKKRRDSKSFKRQMILNQEMETRGRKISRFDLMKRNRMSISFIGNGSLLDTNQDRFDTSEVNEGFDDIDGPTDSRTIDYDDIEKVKKTKDGFLKDVKSKIQKTTKNNRLNRVYSPALIVNLTEAIRDDDLFDVLNILDQNSYFSLNKLDKNNLSLLHHAAIHNRDIIARELLKRGACVDVIELHVKATPLHAAARMNSADVAHVLLARCADVNKRTTGGMTPLHISARRGHVEVTRVLLRLGKADVFALDKDYCTPLHLAAVKGSMGVCKLLVDHGADIRAKDGGSHTPLMKAVMNGHKGLIDLFLEKARNTDIPVSSYLMDEDNESNTPLHLAVLKRKTEVIQRLFDEGVDVNVRKKNGMTPIHIAAMNGATTTVIQLIENGADIDMKDAEGMTPLHRAAVYNRVESMALLIHEGAIIDDMDDNGFTPLLCAAWKGHVPAGELLLTRGANVHVFDVHHKSPLHWAAEMDHLGFLEFLLKHGGYDLRNEIDENDQTALHYAAESGNVDMIKLLIRYEAEGDVRDVLSKTPVHIASQAGFVNCVEQLLNHTPMLLNEDDCDGMTPLLTSCFYGRHEMVRKLLKMGADISNVNDENRTALMLAAMNDHVETMSILIEHNCDIHAIDKDRNTALHVCCDAGHIAAANLLIRAGADQSVSNNEGFTPLELAIEREQGEIAAAIIKSKDWRIAMQSRDEMMTSPMKALIEKLPDVALLVMDRCVHKTYKNTQNSSYCVKYEYQYVDPGPDDESTKVNEYRYFAIRTMCQFGREKLLAHELSQSILKRKWNRFGRLFYYMDLLFYIMFLVSMTLYTGLYPSWADQYRIHPPSDPTVPPTNPSSTTPGPVDSSSVGTSESYPACPYFNLTEHPFLANYFYYYAPTDSFYFVNKTPAIISYIVLTYCVTVVLGELGEIYVVRLKYFSDFTNAIDWVNLGTATIFVYPPGKLLCSYNWISGVIAIFFSWIKFILYFKGFKTTGLYVLMFMETLSSLLKAMSVYIMFVVSFSVTFEICLRKIYRFSDNTYSFLSVITMMLGEFNKDDIFNEDVSLKPYGVTVYILFLAFLFLMPMVLNNLTIGIAVGDIDEIQKKAFIKRNSIQADYVYHLEGKFPLWLQRLLYQPEFMIKVTKNKVRFLQWFFPKEDAAFVETDEKSAPRNAEHVLDELRKHKAMMSTLKLLIKQQGDILRRVADKEGVLAKSQDFDTLEELYDDPPDDQDDGDNPTSSVV from the exons ATGTACAAGAAAAATGAGCGTAAGTCTATTCTGCGACACAAAGGAAGGTCAGAAGCGGGATCAGAAGGTATGATGAACATCACTGCATCGAGCAGCGATTCCGATCTAAACATCAACGATATGACGTATGGCGACCATGACGATGCAAACCCTCCTGTCGGAGTCGGCTCGATAAGCCAGTCGAAACAGGTTTCATCGTCAAATCCTCTTCATGGAAATGGCGTGAATGAAGTCTTCGATGATGACGTATCGACTGTTGATACGCTCACGAGCGCTTCTGGGATGCAGTTAAAGTTGTCCACCCGGAGAGTGAAAGTGGAAGCTTCACACGACGTGATCCCTCTTAACGATTTCGACACCGTGTCAGATCATCCCCAACCGCCTTCGGACAACCTGCCGAAGAAGACAATCAGATTCTCAAACTTGGACACCAAGGACCTTTTGGTCAAGAAGCGCCGCGACTCCAAATCTTTCAAACGGCAGATGATTCTAAACCAAGAAATGGAAACCAGGGGCAGGAAGATTTCGCGATTCGATCTTATGAAAAGAAATCGAATGTCGATTAGTTTCATTGGAAATGGATCGCTCCTTGATACAAATCAAGACAGGTTTGACACATCTGAGGTGAATGAAGGGTTTGATGATATCGATGGTCCTACTGATTCTCGTACTATCGACTACGATGACATAGAGAAGGTCAAGAAGACTAAAGATGGATTCTTGAAGGATGTTAAGTCAAAGATCCAGAAAACAACGAAGAACAACAGGTTGAATAGAGTCTACTCACCCGCTCTCATAGTTAACTTGACTGAG GCAATACGGGATGATGATCTCTTTGATGTACTGAACATTCTAGACCAAAACAGCTATTTCAGTTTGAATAAACTGGACAAGAATAATCTCTCTCTTTTACATCATGCTGCTATTCATAATCGAGATATCATTGCACGGGAGTTACTTAAGAGAGGCGCAT GCGTCGATGTTATTGAGCTCCACGTCAAGGCGACCCCGCTCCATGCTGCTGCTCGTATGAACAGTGCCGACGTCGCCCACGTACTCCTAGCACGATGCGCTGATGTCAATAAAAGAACCACCGGTGGTATGACACCGCTCCACATCAGTGCGAGGAGAGGACATGTTGAAGTCACACGG GTTCTGCTACGACTAGGCAAGGCGGACGTGTTTGCGTTAGACAAGGATTACTGCACTCCTTTGCACTTAGCCGCTGTCAAAGGGAGTATGGGAGTTTGCAAGTTACTC GTTGACCATGGGGCCGATATCAGAGCCAAAGATGGTGGTTCCCACACTCCTTTGATGAAGGCGGTGATGAATGGTCATAAGGGGCTCATAGACTTATTCTTGGAGAAGG CCCGCAATACAGACATTCCCGTATCAAGCTATCTGATGGATGAAGATAATGAGAGCAATACACCTTTACATCTGGCTGTGTTGAAACGAAAAACAGAG GTCATCCAACGTCTATTCGATGAGGGTGTCGACGTGAACGTTAGAAAGAAGAATGGGATGACGCCAATCCACATTGCGGCAATGAACGGAGCTACGACCACGGTTATTCAGCTGATCGAAAACGGAGCCGACATCGACATGAAGGATGCTGAAGGGATGACACCATTGCATAG GGCTGCTGTATACAACCGCGTGGAGTCGATGGCTCTACTCATCCACGAGGGCGCCATTATTGATGATATGGATGATAACGGTTTTACCCCATTACTCTGCGCAGCGTGGAAGGGCCACGTACCTGCTGGTGAACTGCTTCTGACTCGGGGAGCAAATGTCCACG TCTTTGACGTGCATCACAAATCTCCCTTGCATTGGGCCGCTGAGATGGACCACCTGGGTTTCCTCGAGTTCCTTCTCAAACATGGAGGATACGACCTCAGGAATGAAATCGATGAAAACGATCAGACGGCTCTCCACTATGCCGCTGAGTCGGGAAATGTTGAC ATGATAAAACTATTGATAAGGTACGAGGCTGAGGGTGATGTACGCGATGTCCTCTCCAAAACACCAGTGCACATTGCATCTCA AGCGGGATTCGTAAATTGTGTGGAGCAGTTATTGAACCACACCCCAATGCTCTTGAACGAGGATGACTGCGATGGAATGACACCATTGTTAACAAGCTGCTTCTACGGTCGTCATGAAATGGTTCGAAAACTCCTCAAAATGGGTGCCGACATCTCCAATGT AAACGATGAGAATCGGACAGCGCTGATGCTAGCGGCAATGAACGACCACGTAGAAACAATGAGTATCCTCATCGAACACAACTGCGACATCCATGCCATTGATAAAGATAGG AATACTGCTCTTCACGTGTGTTGTGACGCTGGTCATATAGCAGCAGCTAACTTGTTAATCCGAGCTGGAGCTGACCAATCAGTATCGAACAACGAAGGTTTCACCCCTCTTGAGCTAGCCATTGAGAGAGAACAGGGAGAGATTGCTGCGGCTATCATCAAAAGCAAAGA CTGGAGGATTGCGATGCAGAGTCGGGACGAAATGATGACCTCGCCCATGAAGGCCCTGATCGAAAAGCTCCCCGACGTCGCGCTCCTCGTCATGGACCGATGCGTCCATAAGACATACAAGAATACACAGAATTCATCGTATTGT GTGAAGTATGAATATCAGTACGTTGATCCAGGGCCAGACGACGAGTCAACGAAAGTAAACGAGTATCGATACTTTGCTATTAGG acGATGTGCCAGTTTGGACGAGAGAAGCTACTTGCCCATGAGCTATCGCAAAGTATCCTCAAGAGAAAATG GAATCGATTTGGGCGATTATTCTACTACATGGACCTTCTCTTCTATATCATGTTCTTGGTATCGATGACCCTCTACACCGGTCTATATCCATCTTGGGCTGATCAATACCGTATACACCCTCCTTCTGATCCCACTGTACCCCCAACTAACCCATCGTCAACCACGCCAGGGCCGGTGGATTCATCATCAGTAGGGACGTCGGAGTCTTACCCTGCCTGCCCCTACTTTAATCTCACGGAACATCCGTTTCTCGCCAATTACTTTTACTACTACGCACCC ACGGATTCGTTCTACTTCGTCAACAAAACACCAGCAATCATATCCTACATTGTATTGACTTACTGTGTAACCGTTGTCCTAGGGGAACTCGGTGAAATCTACGTCGTG cGACTGAAGTACTTTTCGGATTTCACGAACGCGATAGACTGGGTAAACCTTGGTACTGCTACGATCTTCGTGTACCCACCCGGAAAGCTTCTCTGCTCCTATAACTGGATTTCTGGAGTCATTGCCATTTTCTTCTCTTGGATCAAATTCATATTGTACTTCAAAGG gTTTAAAACTACTGGGCTGTATGTACTTATGTTCATGGAAACTCTATCGTCATTGCTGAAG GCCATGTCCGTGTACATCATGTTTGTGGTATCTTTCTCTGTCACCTTCGAAATCTGCCTCAGGAAAATA TACCGATTTTCCGACAATACATATTCATTCCTGAGCGTGATCACGATGATGCTGGGCGAGTTTAACAAGGACGATATTTTCAACGAAGATGTTTCTCTCAAACCTTACGGTGTCACAGTCTACATCCTCTTCCTCGCTTTCCTATTCCTCATGCCTATGGTTCTCAATAATCTCACG ATTGGTATTGCAGTTGGAGATATTGATGAGATTCAGAAGAAGGCATTTATCAAGAGGAATTCAATTCAG GCTGACTATGTATATCATCTTGAAGGAAAGTTTCCTCTCTGGCTTCAGAGATTGCTCTATCAACCTGAGTTCATGATCAAAGTCACAAAGAACAAAGTGCGGTTCCTACAATGG TTCTTTCCTAAAGAAGATGCCGCATTTGTTGAAACGGATGAGAAGTCAGCGCCCCGAAATGCAGAACATGTCTTAGACGAACTTCGAAAGCATAAAGCAAT GATGTCAACTTTGAAACTGTTGATCAAGCAACAAGGTGACATCCTACGACGGGTAGCTGACAAAGAGGGCGTCCTTGCCAAGTCACAGGATTTCGATACTCTTGAAGAACTCTACGATGATCCACCTGATGACCAGGATGATGGAGATAATCCTACATCATCGGTCGTATAG